The Candidatus Binatia bacterium genomic sequence TCAGAGCATCTTTTTCGCGGCGGGCAACCCGCTCCGAAGCTGTGCAGCACATTCACGGTGCCGTCCGTCGTGATGCTGTAGACGGTTCCCTCATTATGATACGGTCCGCCGCCGCTGGTCGTGCCGTAGAGCACGCCGTTTATGTTGATCAAGCCGTTCGAGCCCGCGCTGCCGCCGCCTGGAGGAGCGTCGAAGCTGTACAGGACCTTCGTGCGGCCGGTCTTGCTCATGCCGTACACTACCCCCGCACCCTGTGCGCCTCCGTAGGCCGTTGTGCCGTATAGCGTGCCGTCGACGTCGGTCAATGCCTCATTCGGATACGCTCCGCCTTCGGCACCCAATCCTTTGCCCCCGCGACCGAAACTGTGCAGCACTTTCTCGACCCCGCTCGTCGTGACGCTGAAGACAGTTCCTAGCCCATAAGCACCGCCATACCATGACGTGCCATACAGCGTTCCGCCGATCGCGGCCAACGCGTTGGGATAGTTAGCGTCGCGGCAACGGCGGGGGTGGCGGCACCCACCGCCGGTGAAACTGTACAGCACGGTCTCTGCGCCGTTCTTGAAGCTGAATACGGTCCCGCAACCATCGGGACCATGAAAGTTCCCGCAAGGTCCAAGTCCGCCGCGCCCGGTGGTGCCGTAGAGCGTGCCGCTGATGCTGACTAGGCTCGTAGGATTCAAGCCGTCAGAGCACTTCTTCCGCCTCCGGCAACCCGTTGCGAAGCTGTGCAACACTTCCTCGACGCCGCTGGACGTGATGCGGTACACGGTTCCGTCGTTGCCGGCGCCGCCGGCCCCAGTCGTCCCGTAGAGCTTGCCGCTTAGGGCGACCAATCGTGAGGATGGTCCGAGTCCGTCAGGGACGCTCGAAGTATTTTGTGACGATCCGCTAGGTTCATCACGCGTGATCATCGCGCGGCTTTGCGGCATAACGCCTGGCGCGCCGATCGGCGGCTGCGATCCGCCGCACCCTGCGAGCAATGCCGAGGCCGCGCCCAGCGTTATGGCGTAGCGGCTAAGTCGCGATCCCTTCACGTGCTTCGCTCCCCCGATGCAGGAACGCATCGGCAGCGAGGAACGTTCGGCGCATAGCCTCAGTTCCCGGGCCAGACGCCGCGAGTCGCCACGGCGCCCTTGCCCACGGACCAGGCGCACACTGCAGCGCGGCCAAAAAGCGAAGACCAAGTTAGGATGGGCTCAGCATCGTCGAGAGCGTAACGGTGCCCGATGCGTCGACCTGGATCGTGACGGCGCCGTCTTCGTCGGTGCGGTAGATCGTCGCGCCGAATCGGCGCAGCGTCGCGAGCGTCTGCGGCGCGGGATGGCCGAAGAGATTGTGGCGGCCGACCGAGACGATCGCGTAGCGCGGACGCACCGCCGCGATGAAGGCCGGCGTCGAGGAGTACGCCGAGCCGTGATGGCCGACTTTCAGAATCACGCAGCGCAGGTCGACGCGTTCGGCTAAGAAGCGCTGTTCGGCCGCGGCGCCGGCGTCGCCGGTGAAGAGCATGCAGAAGCCGCCGTAGCGCAGCGTGAAGGCGACGGAATTTTCGTTGATGTCGTTGCGCGAGCCGCTGACGAAAGGCAGCGACGGCCCGAGAAAGTGCAGCACGAGTCCGTCGTCGGTGCGCCACTCCGAACCGGCGCGCGGAGTGACGATCGGCACGCCGCGCGCACGCGCCGTCTCCATCGCGTCGAGATAAGCGTGGCCAGTATAGTGCTGCCCGCCGTCGGCGAACTCGGCGACCGCAAGCCGTCGCAGCGCGGGCGCGACGCCGCCCGCATGGTCGCAACGGAAATCTAGGGCAAACTACAAAACGGCCTAGTCAGAGCCATCGGGCTTCGCCCAGTCGGAGGGCCGGGTGCCGACCGAACCTCTAGAATAGGCTATTAAATACTTGAGTATGAGGCCCCCGGATGAAGAAACATCCGAAGGCCGACCGTGCCCAGGCCTTAGCCCCCGATCGGGCGGCCGTGCTACCATCGCCGCATGGCGAAGCGACCTCTGAAGCCGCTCATCCCCGTGAAGGACCTCGATCAGGTCCTAGGCAGGCTCCTAGCCGTGCCTAAGGCCGAGGTGGACGACGCCGTGGCGAAGCCAATAAGGCGCAAGCGAGCGCCGAATCCCAGGAAAACAGGGAAGGCCAAA encodes the following:
- a CDS encoding choice-of-anchor tandem repeat GloVer-containing protein produces the protein MRSCIGGAKHVKGSRLSRYAITLGAASALLAGCGGSQPPIGAPGVMPQSRAMITRDEPSGSSQNTSSVPDGLGPSSRLVALSGKLYGTTGAGGAGNDGTVYRITSSGVEEVLHSFATGCRRRKKCSDGLNPTSLVSISGTLYGTTGRGGLGPCGNFHGPDGCGTVFSFKNGAETVLYSFTGGGCRHPRRCRDANYPNALAAIGGTLYGTSWYGGAYGLGTVFSVTTSGVEKVLHSFGRGGKGLGAEGGAYPNEALTDVDGTLYGTTAYGGAQGAGVVYGMSKTGRTKVLYSFDAPPGGGSAGSNGLININGVLYGTTSGGGPYHNEGTVYSITTDGTVNVLHSFGAGCPPRKRCSDGEYPDSGLLDVNGMLYGETAAGGTHASGTVFSITTSGSESVLRSFSQGYGPAEGLTAMNGILYGVTFGGSCDGGTVFSLTLSGKVKRLHTFC